One part of the Enterobacter pseudoroggenkampii genome encodes these proteins:
- a CDS encoding ABC transporter substrate-binding protein, with protein MSNTFRISLLTATVLFSASALSALPQGYPAEYQKVVDAATKEGKVVIYSTTDIKAAGPLIQGFEKTYPGIKVEYNDMNSTELYNRFISEQASGGVSGDVVWSSSMDTGLKLATDYAMEYKSPEQSQLPKWAVWKDKAYGTTYEPVVFIYNKRLIPAGDVPDSHAALAKLIASQTDKFKNKVTTYDIEKSGLGFMLSVQDHNADPNYFKTLADVAKGGLSVQSSTGTMMERVSSGENLIGFNILGSYAEARAKNDPSLGISYPKDYTLVLSRVSFISQQAQNGNAAKLWLDYVLSEQGQNILANQADIPSIRNDIEGKNDIDGLTKILGNALKPIPVDETLLEYLQPKKRLEYIKEWRTAAGK; from the coding sequence ATGTCGAACACGTTCCGAATTTCTCTGCTTACCGCTACCGTACTGTTCTCTGCTTCTGCACTCTCTGCCCTGCCGCAGGGGTATCCTGCTGAGTATCAAAAAGTTGTTGATGCCGCCACGAAAGAGGGCAAGGTTGTCATCTATTCCACCACCGACATCAAAGCTGCCGGACCGCTGATCCAGGGCTTCGAAAAAACCTACCCGGGCATTAAAGTCGAATACAACGACATGAACAGCACCGAGCTGTACAACCGTTTCATCAGCGAACAGGCTTCCGGCGGCGTGAGCGGTGACGTGGTCTGGAGCTCCTCGATGGACACCGGCCTGAAGCTCGCCACCGACTACGCCATGGAGTATAAATCACCGGAGCAAAGCCAGCTGCCGAAATGGGCGGTCTGGAAAGATAAGGCCTACGGCACCACCTATGAGCCAGTGGTCTTCATCTACAACAAGCGTCTGATCCCGGCCGGTGACGTGCCGGATTCTCACGCCGCGCTGGCGAAGCTTATCGCCAGCCAGACGGACAAATTCAAGAACAAAGTCACCACCTATGACATCGAAAAATCGGGTCTGGGCTTTATGCTCTCAGTGCAGGATCACAACGCCGATCCAAACTACTTTAAGACCCTGGCCGACGTCGCCAAAGGGGGCCTGTCGGTGCAGTCGTCTACCGGCACCATGATGGAGCGCGTCTCCTCCGGTGAAAACCTGATTGGCTTCAATATCCTCGGTTCCTATGCGGAAGCACGTGCGAAGAACGATCCGTCGCTCGGCATCTCCTATCCAAAAGATTACACCCTGGTGCTGTCGCGCGTGTCGTTCATCAGCCAGCAGGCGCAAAACGGCAATGCCGCGAAGCTGTGGCTGGACTACGTGCTGTCTGAACAAGGGCAAAACATTCTGGCCAATCAGGCGGACATTCCCTCCATTCGTAACGATATCGAAGGCAAGAATGATATCGACGGCCTGACAAAAATCCTCGGCAACGCGCTGAAGCCGATCCCGGTTGATGAAACGCTGCTGGAATACCTGCAGCCGAAAAAACGCCTCGAGTACATCAAAGAGTGGCGTACCGCCGCCGGTAAATAA
- a CDS encoding ABC transporter permease codes for MNTLRRKWQSLPRGIVVLITALVIYTPLSFIVIQSFLSAPFFSPSKEWSFESFDFIFTDPDFYKALKSGFILAFGLVFISIPLGGVLAFLMVRTDLPGRRLIEPLILVPIFVSPMVLGFGYVVAAGPVGFLSQWAEALIGFVPWNIYDMSSIVVIAGLTHVPHAYLYISSALRSVGSDVEEAARTAGASPWQVMTSVSLPMVRPSILYATVLLFFLGLEVFGLMLVLGDPEGNMVLATYLYKLTNKMGTPSYNLMAAVAVVLICITIPLVMLQRRLMRTANRFVTMKGKASQARALPLGKWRWVAGAVIAFWLTVTIGVPLLGVVLRAFISNWGVGVSLWDELSLNTFRTIWAQPNLLRAIVNSMAIGVIGGALAVVCYLFVGIAMHRKPDNTTRFLDYSVLVPRAVPGLLAGLAFLWVFLFLPMWLDNSLKSGWLSGFAWTDWMRENVIVWLRSLRSTIFSVWLAYTVVWMAYGLRLISSTLLQVGPELEEAARSTGATRGQITRHVTIPLSRYGLIGSWLLMFLIFEREYSTGVYLLSPGTETIGSMLVSLWAAGAIDIVAALSFINILLVVVGLGIALRFGVKIHD; via the coding sequence ATGAATACATTACGCAGAAAGTGGCAAAGCCTGCCGCGAGGCATCGTCGTGCTGATAACCGCCCTGGTTATCTACACGCCGCTGTCATTTATCGTGATACAGAGCTTCCTGTCCGCGCCGTTCTTTTCGCCGTCAAAAGAGTGGAGCTTTGAATCATTTGATTTTATTTTCACCGACCCTGATTTTTATAAGGCCCTGAAAAGCGGCTTTATTCTGGCTTTCGGGCTGGTCTTTATCTCTATCCCGCTGGGCGGCGTGCTGGCGTTTCTGATGGTGCGTACCGACCTGCCCGGCCGCCGGTTGATTGAGCCGCTGATCCTGGTCCCGATTTTCGTTTCACCGATGGTGCTGGGCTTCGGCTACGTGGTGGCCGCCGGTCCGGTGGGCTTTCTCTCCCAGTGGGCAGAGGCGCTGATTGGCTTTGTGCCGTGGAACATCTACGACATGTCGAGCATTGTGGTCATCGCTGGCCTGACGCACGTCCCGCACGCCTATCTGTATATCTCGTCAGCGCTGCGCAGCGTGGGCTCCGACGTGGAAGAAGCCGCGCGCACCGCGGGCGCGTCGCCCTGGCAGGTGATGACCTCCGTCAGCCTGCCGATGGTGCGCCCGTCCATTCTGTACGCCACCGTGCTGCTGTTCTTCCTGGGGCTGGAAGTGTTCGGCCTGATGCTGGTCCTCGGCGACCCGGAAGGCAACATGGTGCTGGCGACCTATCTCTATAAGCTGACGAACAAGATGGGTACCCCGTCTTATAACCTGATGGCGGCGGTTGCCGTGGTGCTGATCTGCATCACCATCCCGCTGGTGATGCTCCAGCGTCGCCTGATGCGCACCGCCAACCGCTTCGTCACCATGAAGGGCAAGGCCTCGCAGGCCCGCGCGCTGCCGCTGGGTAAATGGCGCTGGGTAGCTGGCGCGGTGATTGCCTTCTGGCTCACTGTCACCATCGGCGTTCCGCTGCTCGGGGTGGTATTGCGCGCGTTTATCTCGAACTGGGGCGTGGGCGTTTCGCTGTGGGACGAGCTTTCTCTGAACACCTTCCGCACCATCTGGGCGCAGCCCAACCTGCTGCGCGCCATCGTCAACTCCATGGCGATTGGGGTGATTGGCGGCGCGCTGGCCGTGGTGTGCTACCTGTTTGTCGGCATTGCCATGCACCGCAAGCCGGATAACACAACGCGTTTCCTGGACTACAGCGTGCTGGTGCCGCGCGCCGTGCCTGGCCTGCTGGCGGGTCTGGCGTTCCTGTGGGTGTTCCTGTTCCTGCCGATGTGGCTCGATAACTCGCTGAAATCCGGCTGGCTTTCCGGGTTCGCCTGGACCGACTGGATGCGTGAAAACGTCATCGTCTGGCTGCGTTCGCTGCGCAGCACCATTTTCAGCGTCTGGCTGGCCTATACCGTGGTGTGGATGGCTTACGGGCTGAGGCTTATCTCTTCCACGCTGCTGCAGGTGGGGCCTGAGCTTGAAGAAGCGGCGCGCAGCACCGGGGCGACGCGCGGGCAGATCACCCGCCACGTCACCATTCCGCTCTCCCGCTACGGTCTTATCGGTTCGTGGCTGCTGATGTTCCTGATCTTTGAGCGCGAATACTCAACGGGTGTGTACCTGCTTTCACCCGGCACGGAGACCATCGGCTCGATGCTGGTTTCCCTCTGGGCCGCGGGTGCCATCGATATCGTGGCGGCGCTCTCTTTCATTAACATCCTGCTGGTCGTGGTAGGTCTGGGCATTGCCCTTCGTTTCGGAGTGAAAATACATGATTGA
- a CDS encoding ABC transporter ATP-binding protein translates to MIELAVDDLHLTYGDNPVLKGVSMNLKRGEVVSLLGPSGSGKTTLLRAVAGLEKPTQGSIVIGNNKVYDGTPRSEVPAEERNLGLVFQSYALWPHKTVFENVAYPLKLRKVPAKEIQQRVQDVLDQLGLGHLGKRHPHQLSGGQQQRVAIGRALVYNPPVILLDEPLSNLDAKLREEARVFLRELIIKLGLSALMVTHDQNEAMSISDRILLLNNGKIEQQGTPQEMYGSPKTLFTAEFMGSNNRLHGKVTEVRDGRARIEGKGWVLWGQAGEGVQSGNDATAVIRVERVAVVEGPGENQLELPLLTSMYLGDRWEYLFRTVGDDFVIRAYGHEVRDPQHCHLSLPEKHVWVFPKR, encoded by the coding sequence ATGATTGAATTAGCGGTTGACGATCTGCACTTAACCTACGGCGACAATCCTGTTTTAAAAGGTGTCTCCATGAACCTGAAGCGCGGCGAAGTGGTCTCCCTGTTAGGCCCCTCCGGCAGCGGTAAAACCACCCTGCTCCGCGCCGTCGCGGGTCTGGAAAAACCGACCCAGGGGTCGATTGTGATTGGCAACAATAAAGTTTACGACGGCACGCCGCGCAGCGAGGTCCCGGCGGAAGAGCGTAACCTGGGGCTGGTGTTCCAGTCCTATGCCCTGTGGCCACACAAAACCGTGTTTGAGAACGTGGCCTATCCGCTCAAGCTGCGCAAAGTGCCGGCCAAAGAGATCCAGCAGCGCGTGCAGGACGTGCTGGACCAGCTGGGCCTGGGCCATCTTGGCAAACGTCACCCGCACCAGCTCTCCGGTGGACAGCAGCAGCGCGTGGCGATTGGCCGCGCGCTGGTGTACAACCCGCCGGTGATTTTGCTGGACGAGCCGCTTTCCAACCTCGATGCCAAGCTGCGCGAAGAGGCCCGCGTGTTCCTGCGCGAGCTGATTATCAAGCTCGGGCTGTCCGCGTTGATGGTGACGCACGACCAGAACGAAGCGATGTCCATTTCCGACCGTATCCTGCTGCTCAATAACGGCAAAATTGAGCAACAGGGCACGCCGCAGGAGATGTACGGCTCGCCGAAAACTCTGTTTACCGCCGAGTTTATGGGCAGCAACAACCGCCTGCACGGCAAGGTCACCGAAGTGCGCGACGGCAGAGCGCGTATCGAAGGCAAAGGCTGGGTGCTGTGGGGCCAGGCCGGTGAAGGGGTGCAGAGCGGTAATGACGCCACGGCGGTGATCCGCGTCGAGCGCGTCGCGGTGGTCGAGGGACCAGGGGAAAATCAGCTTGAGCTGCCGCTGCTCACCAGCATGTATCTCGGCGACCGCTGGGAGTACCTGTTCCGCACGGTGGGGGATGATTTTGTGATCCGCGCGTATGGGCATGAGGTTCGGGATCCGCAGCACTGCCATCTTTCGCTGCCGGAGAAGCATGTTTGGGTGTTCCCGAAAAGGTGA
- a CDS encoding AAA family ATPase, whose translation MTKAISLKTQREDMIRLERIYIKGFKHPNSTLNLIFSPSNISVIYGDNGSGKTTLLKILHAIFEKDEAVLKVNEVVTVDMYYSENEHYGKVTIKKKYESIKRELIGTEEIEQYDWSSYDKSPLSNISSLLLGVERGVITQATRIDPRLVFDFFRTRKLFLNKEREMFSIANEMATYLKAHSGRYTARAEPHRFEFFKKNLNLQSVKMENIESLIAEKYRQARITATKRIQSALFDTLSLAISLNETENNNGPVQHVRIPNDFGRLLLENKDRIKEALDDGEENKFKNTVVEILSSENLESEVEKYKQHPILSQLFINMINELKLEKQMLSSINLLIDTFNSFLINGKELIVNENQVVVKAGSVTHGINLLSSGERHILTFLSIILFEGRERDFLIIDEPEISLNIKWQRELMPLLSELLPTTQIIVASHSPSLANKNPHFLRELELKLG comes from the coding sequence ATGACTAAAGCTATTTCTTTAAAAACTCAAAGGGAAGATATGATCAGATTAGAGCGGATTTACATAAAAGGTTTTAAACATCCAAATTCAACTTTGAACTTGATATTTTCACCTAGCAATATATCTGTTATTTATGGCGACAATGGTTCGGGTAAAACAACTCTTTTAAAAATACTACATGCAATATTTGAAAAAGATGAAGCCGTATTAAAGGTTAATGAAGTTGTAACCGTTGACATGTATTATTCTGAAAACGAACATTACGGCAAAGTTACGATTAAGAAAAAATATGAATCCATCAAGCGTGAGCTTATTGGTACTGAAGAAATTGAACAATATGATTGGTCGAGTTATGACAAATCTCCTTTGTCTAATATATCTTCATTATTACTAGGGGTAGAGCGTGGAGTCATTACTCAGGCTACAAGAATTGATCCTAGACTTGTTTTTGATTTTTTCCGAACGAGGAAGCTTTTTTTAAACAAAGAAAGAGAAATGTTTAGCATAGCTAATGAGATGGCTACTTACCTAAAGGCTCACTCAGGCAGATATACAGCAAGAGCAGAGCCTCATAGGTTTGAATTTTTCAAAAAAAACCTTAATCTTCAATCAGTTAAGATGGAGAACATTGAAAGCCTAATTGCTGAAAAATACAGGCAGGCTCGTATAACAGCAACAAAAAGGATACAGAGTGCCTTATTTGATACCCTTTCACTTGCTATAAGTTTGAATGAAACTGAAAACAACAATGGCCCAGTACAACATGTTCGCATACCAAACGATTTTGGGCGTTTACTTCTAGAGAATAAAGACAGAATTAAAGAAGCACTAGATGATGGTGAGGAAAATAAATTTAAGAATACGGTAGTTGAAATTTTATCAAGTGAAAATCTTGAAAGCGAAGTGGAAAAATACAAGCAACACCCAATTTTGAGTCAATTGTTTATAAATATGATCAATGAGCTTAAATTAGAAAAACAGATGTTAAGTTCCATTAATTTACTTATAGATACGTTTAACAGTTTCCTCATAAATGGTAAAGAACTAATAGTAAATGAAAACCAAGTTGTTGTTAAAGCTGGTTCAGTAACTCATGGCATTAATTTATTGTCAAGTGGTGAAAGACATATACTAACATTTTTATCAATAATACTATTTGAAGGTAGGGAACGCGATTTTTTAATTATAGATGAACCTGAAATATCACTAAACATTAAATGGCAAAGAGAGCTTATGCCGCTACTTTCTGAACTTTTGCCAACAACACAAATAATAGTCGCATCACACAGCCCATCTCTTGCAAATAAAAACCCACATTTCCTTAGAGAACTTGAATTGAAATTAGGCTAA
- a CDS encoding DUF4435 domain-containing protein — MKYEIGEILNQAIMTGTISLVVEGIDDIKIYEAISNEVEKNVIVFPIGCIEGYSPGCGHVIPAMDAIRELPEGDKEHKKYILGIIDKDVKDFRGEIPINPLILTLRYYSLESHFINKEVVKESLSLNTKTPLSLLTDEFISLIFNDILTDSENLYLMSLEALKCSIDNAYDSCFQYSFSEGRIFSSDDQRKILDKRDALISFSESLGLTATIENLKIITKGKWLIHYFSHKLANTCATMHTNCGVPPQSHCVVCESGADNKSCLYRAKDGVTPKSFKNSLFGNLKSPDIQYIKDRISAMA, encoded by the coding sequence ATGAAATACGAAATTGGAGAGATTCTCAACCAGGCAATAATGACTGGAACAATTAGCCTAGTAGTAGAAGGTATTGATGATATCAAAATTTACGAGGCAATATCTAATGAAGTAGAAAAAAATGTCATCGTATTTCCTATTGGATGTATTGAAGGATACTCACCGGGTTGTGGTCACGTTATTCCAGCAATGGATGCAATCCGTGAGTTACCAGAAGGTGATAAAGAACACAAAAAATACATACTTGGGATTATTGATAAGGACGTGAAAGACTTCAGGGGAGAAATACCTATAAATCCGTTAATTTTAACCTTGAGATATTATTCATTAGAATCACACTTCATTAACAAAGAAGTAGTAAAAGAATCTCTTTCTTTAAATACAAAGACGCCACTATCACTATTAACAGATGAATTTATTTCGTTGATTTTTAATGATATTTTAACTGATAGCGAAAATTTGTACCTAATGTCTTTAGAGGCATTGAAATGTTCAATTGATAATGCTTATGACTCTTGTTTCCAGTATAGTTTTTCAGAAGGAAGGATTTTCTCAAGTGATGACCAAAGAAAAATACTTGATAAAAGAGATGCTTTGATATCTTTCTCTGAGTCATTGGGCTTAACTGCAACAATAGAAAATTTAAAAATAATAACCAAAGGAAAATGGCTTATCCATTATTTTAGTCATAAACTGGCCAACACGTGCGCGACAATGCATACTAATTGTGGAGTTCCACCACAATCGCATTGTGTAGTTTGTGAGAGTGGAGCTGATAATAAAAGCTGTCTTTATAGAGCAAAGGATGGTGTGACACCAAAATCATTCAAAAATTCATTATTTGGAAACTTAAAAAGCCCAGACATCCAATACATTAAAGATAGAATTAGTGCTATGGCATAA
- a CDS encoding DUF4225 domain-containing protein — translation MDIALLNRGWNRTWSDTMVNLEARKLVETANRLSAFYLQDGITRIKFVEEIRQVVDKEFETARRAKTDEECIACIKNLRAETDNLQEQERLLRTRAAQLYAKVEFVRENNKIVGYVISAIHIVISGAALFGGMVMMSTMTPVGVLAGAVLFVDGINGITKEASHLRYGEQSKSEGIFADGAMETAQFMGFSPKSGLALYNTVTLGASVYSIFGLARKPGAWRLFRWLPRDYYRKVDTMSKPKLTMKIAGYGVKAKVIFDLLATDNSTN, via the coding sequence ATGGATATTGCGCTGCTCAACAGGGGCTGGAACAGAACATGGTCAGATACCATGGTAAATCTGGAAGCCCGGAAACTCGTCGAAACTGCCAATCGGCTATCAGCATTCTATTTGCAAGATGGGATAACACGTATCAAGTTTGTCGAAGAGATAAGGCAGGTTGTAGATAAAGAATTTGAAACTGCACGACGGGCCAAAACCGATGAAGAATGCATTGCATGCATCAAAAATCTGCGTGCCGAAACAGATAATCTGCAAGAACAAGAACGCTTGTTAAGAACCAGAGCCGCCCAACTTTATGCAAAGGTCGAGTTTGTCAGGGAAAACAATAAAATCGTCGGATACGTGATTTCGGCAATCCATATAGTGATATCTGGAGCAGCATTATTTGGTGGGATGGTTATGATGTCCACTATGACCCCTGTTGGAGTTCTTGCAGGAGCAGTTTTATTTGTTGATGGTATTAACGGTATAACAAAAGAAGCAAGCCATCTTCGCTATGGTGAACAATCCAAATCGGAAGGAATTTTTGCTGATGGCGCAATGGAGACCGCACAATTTATGGGGTTTAGCCCAAAAAGTGGATTAGCTCTTTATAATACGGTGACTCTAGGGGCGAGTGTATATAGTATCTTCGGCTTAGCAAGGAAACCCGGAGCTTGGCGATTATTCCGTTGGCTGCCGCGTGATTACTACCGAAAAGTTGACACAATGAGCAAGCCTAAGCTAACCATGAAAATCGCTGGATATGGTGTCAAAGCGAAAGTCATTTTTGATCTTCTGGCTACTGATAACAGTACTAATTAA
- the actS gene encoding amidase activator ActS, producing the protein MFAGSLTKNPITAVFCLTLTLFLAGCSGSKSSDTGSYSGSVYTVKRGDTLYRISRATGSSVKDLARLNNLSPPYTIEVGQQLKVSGGTSSGKKSSSKGKTAKVTPSYQVPQSSWPPVGQRCWIWPASGKVVAPYSLSEGGNKGIDIAAARGTPVYASGAGKVVYVGNQLRGYGNLIMIKHGEDYITAYAHNDTMLVNNGQNVKAGQKIATMGSTGTDSVKLHFQIRYKATAIDPQRYLPAPGSKPKC; encoded by the coding sequence TTGTTTGCAGGAAGCCTGACGAAAAATCCCATTACCGCTGTTTTTTGCCTGACGTTGACGCTATTCCTGGCGGGCTGTTCAGGGAGCAAATCTTCGGATACGGGAAGCTATTCCGGTTCGGTCTACACCGTCAAACGCGGGGACACCCTGTACCGGATTTCGCGCGCAACGGGGAGCAGCGTGAAGGATCTGGCGCGGCTGAATAACCTCTCGCCGCCCTACACCATCGAGGTGGGGCAGCAGCTGAAGGTGAGCGGCGGAACGTCCTCGGGTAAAAAGTCCTCTTCGAAAGGCAAAACCGCCAAAGTGACGCCGTCCTATCAGGTGCCGCAATCGTCATGGCCGCCGGTTGGACAGCGCTGCTGGATTTGGCCTGCCAGCGGTAAAGTGGTTGCCCCTTACTCACTCTCTGAAGGTGGTAACAAGGGTATTGATATCGCCGCTGCGCGCGGTACGCCGGTTTATGCCTCCGGAGCCGGGAAGGTGGTTTATGTCGGTAACCAGCTGCGCGGCTACGGTAACCTGATCATGATTAAGCATGGGGAAGACTACATCACGGCCTATGCGCACAACGACACGATGCTGGTCAATAACGGGCAGAACGTCAAAGCCGGGCAGAAGATTGCCACCATGGGCAGTACCGGTACGGATTCGGTGAAGCTGCATTTCCAGATTCGCTATAAGGCGACGGCCATCGATCCGCAGCGTTATCTTCCTGCGCCCGGCAGCAAACCGAAGTGCTAA
- the idi gene encoding isopentenyl-diphosphate Delta-isomerase has translation MSIQEHVILVNDQGMVIGTQEKYAAHTLHTPLHLAFSSWLFNAKGECLITRRALSKKAWPGVWTNSVCGHPQSGEETIQAIIRRCRFEVGAELTDITAVAPEFRYRETDPSGIVENEICPVFAARITNDVTINEDEVMDYQWVELDALFRALDATPWAFSPWMVMEATTAREKLKAFAAQ, from the coding sequence ATGAGTATTCAAGAACACGTTATTTTGGTAAACGACCAGGGAATGGTGATTGGCACTCAGGAAAAATATGCCGCGCACACGTTACATACCCCGCTGCATCTGGCTTTCTCTTCCTGGCTTTTTAACGCAAAAGGCGAATGTCTGATCACCCGGCGCGCCTTAAGCAAAAAAGCCTGGCCCGGCGTCTGGACCAACTCCGTCTGCGGCCACCCACAGTCCGGCGAAGAGACGATACAGGCGATAATCCGCCGCTGCCGCTTTGAAGTGGGCGCGGAACTGACCGATATCACCGCCGTCGCCCCTGAATTTCGCTATCGGGAAACCGACCCGTCCGGGATCGTGGAAAACGAAATTTGCCCGGTATTCGCCGCCCGCATCACCAATGACGTGACGATAAACGAAGATGAAGTGATGGACTATCAGTGGGTTGAGCTGGACGCGCTATTCCGCGCGCTGGACGCGACGCCCTGGGCCTTTAGCCCGTGGATGGTCATGGAAGCGACGACCGCCCGCGAAAAACTCAAAGCCTTCGCGGCGCAATAA
- the lysS gene encoding lysine--tRNA ligase has product MSEQQAQGADAVVDLNNELKTRREKLAALREQGVPFPNDFRRDHTSDQLHADFDGKENEELEALNVEVSVAGRMMTRRIMGKASFVTLQDVGGRIQLYVSRDDLPEGIYNEQFKKWDLGDILGAKGKLFKTKTGELSIHCTELRLLTKALRPLPDKFHGLQDQEARYRQRYLDLISNDESRKTFKIRSQIMAGIRQFMVNRDFMEVETPMMQVIPGGASARPFITHHNALDLDMYLRIAPELYLKRLVVGGFDRVFEINRNFRNEGISVRHNPEFTMMELYMAYADYKDLIELTESLFRTLAQDILGTTEVPYGEEVFDFGKPFEKLTMREAIKKYRPETNMADLDNFDSAKAIADSIGIKVEKSWGLGRIVTEIFEEVAEAHLIQPTFITEYPAEVSPLARRNDQNPEITDRFEFFIGGREIGNGFSELNDAEDQAQRFQDQVDAKAAGDDEAMFFDEDYVTALEHGLPPTAGLGIGIDRMVMLFTNSHTIRDVILFPAMRPVK; this is encoded by the coding sequence ATGTCTGAACAACAAGCACAGGGCGCTGACGCGGTAGTCGATCTTAACAACGAACTGAAAACCCGCCGCGAGAAGCTGGCAGCGCTGCGCGAGCAGGGCGTGCCGTTCCCGAACGATTTTCGTCGTGACCATACCTCAGACCAACTGCACGCTGACTTCGACGGCAAAGAAAACGAAGAGCTGGAAGCGCTGAACGTTGAAGTGTCCGTTGCTGGCCGTATGATGACCCGCCGCATTATGGGTAAAGCCTCTTTCGTGACGCTGCAGGACGTGGGTGGCCGCATTCAGCTGTACGTTTCTCGTGACGACCTGCCGGAAGGCATCTACAACGAGCAGTTCAAGAAATGGGACCTGGGCGATATCCTGGGCGCGAAAGGTAAGCTGTTCAAAACCAAGACCGGCGAGCTGTCCATTCACTGCACCGAACTGCGTCTGCTGACCAAAGCTCTGCGCCCGCTGCCGGACAAATTCCACGGCCTGCAGGATCAGGAAGCGCGCTATCGTCAGCGTTACCTGGATCTCATCTCTAACGATGAATCCCGCAAGACCTTCAAAATTCGCTCCCAGATCATGGCCGGTATCCGCCAGTTCATGGTGAACCGCGACTTTATGGAAGTGGAAACCCCGATGATGCAGGTGATCCCTGGCGGCGCGTCTGCGCGTCCGTTCATCACCCATCACAACGCCCTGGACCTGGACATGTACCTGCGTATCGCGCCGGAACTGTACCTGAAGCGTCTGGTGGTTGGTGGTTTTGACCGCGTGTTCGAAATCAACCGTAACTTCCGTAACGAAGGTATCTCCGTTCGTCATAACCCAGAGTTCACCATGATGGAACTCTATATGGCGTATGCGGATTACAAAGATCTGATCGAGCTGACCGAATCCCTGTTCCGCACCCTGGCGCAGGACATTCTGGGCACCACCGAAGTGCCTTACGGTGAAGAAGTCTTCGACTTCGGTAAGCCTTTCGAAAAACTGACCATGCGCGAAGCGATCAAGAAATACCGTCCTGAAACCAACATGGCGGATCTGGATAACTTCGATTCTGCGAAAGCGATCGCCGACAGCATCGGTATCAAGGTTGAGAAGAGCTGGGGTCTGGGCCGTATCGTGACCGAGATCTTCGAAGAAGTGGCCGAAGCGCACCTGATTCAGCCGACCTTCATCACCGAATACCCGGCTGAAGTCTCTCCGCTGGCACGTCGTAATGACCAGAACCCGGAGATCACTGACCGCTTCGAATTCTTCATCGGCGGCCGTGAGATCGGCAACGGCTTTAGCGAGCTGAACGATGCGGAAGACCAGGCTCAGCGCTTCCAGGATCAGGTTGACGCGAAAGCGGCAGGCGACGACGAAGCGATGTTCTTCGACGAAGACTACGTGACCGCGCTGGAGCACGGTCTGCCACCAACGGCGGGTCTGGGGATTGGTATCGACCGTATGGTAATGCTGTTCACTAACAGCCACACCATCCGCGACGTGATCCTGTTCCCGGCGATGCGCCCGGTGAAATAA